DNA from Candidatus Syntrophosphaera sp.:
GCTGAGCGGTCTGGCCGAACCAAAGCTGGGCCACGACGCGCCCCAGATCGTCATCGACGAGGTCTGCGGCTATTTTCTGGCTGTCTTTATGCTGCCCAGATCATTGCTGCTGGCGGTTTATGCCTTTGTCCTGTTCCGGGCTTTCGACATTGCCAAGCCTTTCCCGGTCAACATCTCGCAGAGACTTCCCAAAGGCTGGGGCGTGGTCGTGGATGACCTTGTCGCCGGGCTTTACGCCAATTTATTGTTACAAATACTAATCAGAATCGTGCCAAAATTCTTTGGCCTATAGGAGAAACAAATGCTACATACACTGCTCATGGCCCAACAACCCGCGGGTGGCGGAACCGGAGGCGGAGGATTGACCACTTTCCTGCCCATCATCATCATGTTCGCCCTGCTCTATTTCCTGATGATCATGCCCCAACAGAAGAAGCAGAAAGAACTGCAGAAGATGCTGGACAGCCTTCAGGTGAACGACAAGGTCATCACCAGCTCCGGCATCTACGGACGCATCGTCTCGATCAAGCCGGACAAAAACATCGTCGTGCTC
Protein-coding regions in this window:
- the yajC gene encoding preprotein translocase subunit YajC, which codes for MLHTLLMAQQPAGGGTGGGGLTTFLPIIIMFALLYFLMIMPQQKKQKELQKMLDSLQVNDKVITSSGIYGRIVSIKPDKNIVVLEIDETNKVRVEFQRGAIANLLTQPSDQS
- a CDS encoding phosphatidylglycerophosphatase A; the protein is MPEKKMTPATFLASVFGVGFIPFAPGTFGTLVAVGIYLLLPEAVVGMAGWHFFLPGLILLTAISIWLSGLAEPKLGHDAPQIVIDEVCGYFLAVFMLPRSLLLAVYAFVLFRAFDIAKPFPVNISQRLPKGWGVVVDDLVAGLYANLLLQILIRIVPKFFGL